GTCGACTGCCGTCCCTCGGCCGCGCGGTTCCTCCTCCACCACCCCGCCCAGGGCGAGGCGCCCTACCCGGGCGTCTTCTTCGATCTGCGGCGCCAGGACCCCGCTCCCGTCATCACCGACGAGGGCGAGGACCAGGGCGAGCGGTACTTCGACCGCCGGAAGATCGATCTCGGCGGCGGCAGCACGCCGGGCGCGCTGCTCGTCGCGGCCGCGGTCGGTACGGAGAGCTGCGACTGGAAGATCGCGGCGGCCTATCGGGACGCGGCGGGCACGCGCGGCGAGCTGGTGATCCAGGACGGGACGAAACCGTTCCGCGCGGAGGCCCTGCCGACCGCTCCCGAGCAGTTCTTCCTCGTCCAGGTCGGGCCGGTCCGGCTCACTCCCTGCCACGAGCCGGGTTTCGAGGCCGATCACCTCTGTCGGGTCTTCATGGGCGGCGATTAGACTCACGACCTGCCTAAGCGTTTGCTCAGGCAGATCAGCCGTACGAAGACGAACGGAGCCGGGCCCATGGGTGAGCAGCAGCACGTGAAGTTCCCGCAGGAGGTCATCGACGAATACGCGGCGCTCGGCGTCGACCTCCCGGCGCTCTTCTCGGCCGGGCACCTCGGGAACCGCATGGGCGTGCAGATCCTGGAGGCCTCCGCCGAGAAGGTCGTCGGCACGATGCCGGTGGAGGGCAACACCCAGCCGTACGGGCTGCTGCACGGCGGTGCGTCGGCGGTGCTCGCCGAGACGCTGGGTTCCGTCGGCTCGATGCTGCACGGCGGGGTCTCGAAGATCGCCGTCGGCGTCGACCTGAACTGCACCCACCACCGCGGGGTGCGCAGCGGTCTGGTGACCGGCGTGGCGACCCCGGTCCACCGCGGGCGGACCACCGCCACGTACGAGATCGTGATCAGCGACGAGCAGGGCAAGCGGGTGTGCTCGGCCCGGCTGACCTGCCTGCTCCGCGAGATCACCGCGAAGGACGCGGGCGACCTGCCGTCGGCGGGTCACGCGGAGGCCTGAGCAGAGCGGCCCGCACCCCGAACGGGCCACGCGGAGGCCTGAGCAGAGCGGCCCGCACCCCGAGCCGGACACGCCGCGGCCCCGCCCCTGAGCCGAGCCCGGCGAACCGAGCCGGCGTGAACGGCGCGGCGTGGGACGAGCAGTCGTCCCGCGTCGCGCCGTTCGTGCTTCAACTCCCCTACCTCCAGGACCTCTTGCCCCGCGCGGCCACAGACGCTTCACTGGCGAACCTCCCCCACAGGAGAACACCCGATCCACTCACACACCGAGGGGTTCTTCGTGACCGCCAGTCGCACCACCTACGCGATGACCACCGTCACCGCCGCCGCCTGCGCCGCCGTCCTCGCCACCGCGATGCCGGCCACGGCGATCAACTCGTACAACGCGACCCCGGCCCCCGAGCGCACCGAGGTCGGCGCGCTCGTCGCGACCTGGGACAACGACGACGACCCGGCGACGCCCGATCGCGTCGACTGGGTCTGCTCCGGCACCATGATCGACGGGAACACCTTCCTGACGGCCGCGCACTGCACCACCGACTGGCCGGCGAACGTCCGCTTCTACGTCTCGCTCGACCAGGACGTGCAGGCCGGCCTGGACCGCGCGGCCGCCGCCCACCCGGGCGACCCGGCCGCCCAGGCGCGGAGCGTGGCCGTCGAGGGCACCGCCCACAGCCACCCGGCCTACCCGGGCCCGGCCTCCGACACGCACGACATCTCGGTGATCGAGCTCCCGGCCTCCGCCGTGAAGGCCCGGTGGTCCTTCACCCCGGCCCCCCTGCCCCGGGCGGGCGCCCTCGACGCACTGGGCCCGCAGGGTCTGAACGACACCTCC
This is a stretch of genomic DNA from Streptomyces sp. R44. It encodes these proteins:
- a CDS encoding trypsin-like serine protease; the protein is MTASRTTYAMTTVTAAACAAVLATAMPATAINSYNATPAPERTEVGALVATWDNDDDPATPDRVDWVCSGTMIDGNTFLTAAHCTTDWPANVRFYVSLDQDVQAGLDRAAAAHPGDPAAQARSVAVEGTAHSHPAYPGPASDTHDISVIELPASAVKARWSFTPAPLPRAGALDALGPQGLNDTSFLVAGYGTEEAERGPGGQTHPGGGVRMKAPVTFNALNSAWIRLSMTAPQGNGGACYGDSGGPNFAELKGGRTLVATTITGDTPCYATNVVYRLDTPGARDFLKPYVQLP
- a CDS encoding hotdog fold thioesterase, with translation MGEQQHVKFPQEVIDEYAALGVDLPALFSAGHLGNRMGVQILEASAEKVVGTMPVEGNTQPYGLLHGGASAVLAETLGSVGSMLHGGVSKIAVGVDLNCTHHRGVRSGLVTGVATPVHRGRTTATYEIVISDEQGKRVCSARLTCLLREITAKDAGDLPSAGHAEA